In Drosophila simulans strain w501 chromosome X, Prin_Dsim_3.1, whole genome shotgun sequence, one DNA window encodes the following:
- the LOC6726427 gene encoding flocculation protein FLO11, whose protein sequence is MTTTTSPRETTQTTFTVRKMTGRRMSKLSTVLLFCAALLLTKSCGILAFSGDGLPQSQDVGQAELWSDATTTIISPSEESSGSGGWELTTEADTTIPSEETTAGNEETTVSEEETSTDASGDVETTTAAPETSPADQESSSAPEETTAAPEETTSAPEESSSAPEESSSAPEETTSAPEESSSAPEETTSAPEESSSAPEASSSAPETTAAPEETSSAPDQTSSAPEESSAAPEETSSAPEQTSSAPEETSSAPAEPESSSSSSSTPAGTTIAPTPPTFKCQTAGLFPHISGDCSRYHNCLLNPVLRQLQDIELTCPELTVFSPSLGRCVRDLAECQAESFPCLSVGRFAGLDETYYYSCVASLQGGFHKFIVRCSSGQRFEPLIGGCWRYDWTQIVPGQEATEISDLAAIKRELKLYKAEAKLRLKAQKEQEKLAKKQQKLEEKAAKKAAKEQAKQQAKAEKDKAKAEAKGESIESAESAE, encoded by the exons ATGACAACGACCACATCACCTAGAGAAACCACACAGACCACCTTTACGGTTCGCAAGATGACGGGCCGGCGAATGTCTAAGCTATCCACAGTCCTGCTGTTCTGCGCCGCCTTG CTGCTGACCAAGTCCTGCGGCATCCTGGCGTTTAGCGGCGACGGCTTGCCCCAATCCCAGGATGTGGGCCAGGCGGAGCTCTGGAGcgatgccaccaccaccatcatttCGCCCAGCGAGGAGAGCAGCGGATCCGGTGGCTGGGAACTGACCACGGAGGCGGACACCACCATACCGAGTGAGGAAACTACTGCTGGCAATGAGGAAACCACCGTTTCCGAAGAGGAGACCTCCACGGACGCCTCTGGAGATGTAGAGACCACCACTGCTGCGCCGGAAACTTCACCAGCTGACCAGGAGAGCTCTTCCGCTCCCGAGGAGACCACTGCCGCTCCCGAAGAGACCACATCCGCTCCCGAGGAGAGCTCTTCCGCTCCCGAGGAGAGCTCTTCCGCTCCCGAAGAGACCACTTCCGCTCCCGAGGAGAGCTCTTCCGCTCCCGAAGAGACCACTTCCGCTCCCGAGGAGAGCTCTTCCGCTCCCGAGGCCAGCTCTTCTGCACCCGAGACCACTGCCGCTCCTGAAGAGACCTCCTCCGCTCCTGACCAGACATCATCTGCTCCCGAGGAAAGCTCTGCTGCTCCCGAGGAAACCTCATCCGCACCCGAGCAGACATCTTCCGCTCCCGAAGAAACATCTTCCGCTCCTGCAGAGCCAGAGAGTTCTAGCTCTTCCTCTTCCACGCCGGCAGGTACCACCATTGCACCGACCCCGCCCACTTTCAAATGCCAGACGGCAGGACTGTTTCCGCACATCAGTGGCGATTGCAGCCGTTACCACAACTGCCTGTTGAATCCTGTGCTGCGACAGCTGCAGGACATTGAGCTCACGTGCCCGGAACTGACCGTCTTCTCGCCGAGCCTGGGCAGATGCGTGAGGGACTTGGCCGAGTGCCAGGCGGAGAGCTTCCCGTGCCTGTCCGTGGGCAGATTTGCCGGACTCGATGAGACCTACTACTACAGCTGCGTGGCCAGTTTGCAGGGCGGCTTCCACAAGTTCATTGTGCGCTGCTCCAGTGGCCAGAGGTTCGAGCCCCTGATCGGAGGTTGCTGGCGCTACGACTGGACGCAGATCGTGCCCGGACAGGAGGCGACCGAGATCAGCGACCTGGCTGCCATCAAGCGGGAGCTGAAGCTGTACAAGGCCGAGGCCAAGCTGCGCCTCAAGGCccagaaggagcaggagaagctggccaagaagcagCAGAAGTTGGAGGAGAAGGCCGCCAAGAAGGCCGCCAAGGAGCAGGCCAAGCAGCAGGCGAAGGCCGAGAAGGACAAGGCCAAGGCCGAGGCCAAGGGCGAGTCCATCGAGAGCGCTGAGTCCGCGGAGTAA
- the LOC6726425 gene encoding uncharacterized protein LOC6726425 isoform X2, with product MATSAIGGAGVGVAASGPVRRPTARATAGIQRRRVVKKHIQQKYMLCGFAIHAFLATPAYLYGNVVESDKDLVLRIWPAIVYQATGELCRSIMEHLDTEYSGRSRETTQYRRVFLLATLIACVSLMVSGILFSSAWIVVTTTTQVVAIVFYGFFAGIGSSLYLWKTHVILEAVRPREDKYVRKTIHLCGEAFCQLFLSFVFTSLRTLYGTAQSIVLMSALLVNLIPLSLIITKHREDAFTTKRISVIKAETGFAALPLRAALAANLVADQLDGLDTLSWRNPATTEMATPSGAVAAAVVVDTHSNYMLATDEAYVTYVNPNGVEIMEIIPEEDETVSMMRSSNATIDNYAMSASQMSHKSLSNGRLYPLTPQHPVGTGTGTGTGTGSSSPLPPDYANLRRIRRMSRAVTTHLWWNLLDKIAMPLQQALLVPQLYATTLLLSADIFSYVMCLTVLPGLAVSHHALKNAEIPFLFSLLAFPWMCFSLMTPRFGTSLYKRKLQWHTLGSICKCLALIFISFSTSKLLLSVSAVLLGFGQVVTAFLQELVFQMGMTRANWTAIRRPVHFTNGLLVLLWGALAHWVVERYSFQATVGLAGALYGATTLLWNFLFFCCQSKD from the exons ATGGCAACCTCAGCGATCGGCGGGgcgggcgtgggcgtggctgcctCCGGTCCAGTGCGACGACCCACCGCCAGAGCCACCGCCGGAATCCAGAGACGCAGGGTGGTCAAGAAGCACATCCAGCAGAAGTACATGCTCTGCGGCTTCGCCATACAC GCTTTCCTGGCCACTCCCGCCTATCTGTACGGGAACGTGGTGGAGTCCGACAAGGATCTGGTGTTGAGGATCTGGCCGGCGATCGTTTACCAGGCCACCGGCGAGCTCTGCCGCTCGATCATGGAGCACTTGGACACAGAGTACAGTGGCAGATCGAGGGAGACGACCCAGTACCGACGGGTCTTCCTCCTGGCCACGCTCATCGCCTGCGTATCGCTGATGGTCAGCGGGATCCTGTTCTCCTCCGCCTGGATCGTggtcaccaccaccacacagGTGGTGGCCATTGTCTTCTACGGATTCTTTGCAG GTATCGGTTCCAGCTTGTACCTGTGGAAGACGCACGTCATCCTGGAGGCAGTGCGTCCGCGGGAGGACAAGTACGTCCGCAAGACGATCCACCTGTGCGGCGAGGCCTTCTGCCAGCTGTTCCTCTCGTTCGTGTTCACCAGCCTGCGCACCCTGTACGGCACCGCCCAGTCCATCGTGCTGATGTCCGCCCTGCTGGTGAACCTCATCCCGCTGAGCCTGATCATTACCAAGCATCGCGAGGATGCCTTCACCACGAAGCGGATATCGGTGATCAAGGCGGAGACGGGATTTGCTGCACTGCCGCTGCGAGCCGCACTGGCGGCCAACTTGGTGGCTGACCAGCTGGACGGATTGGACACGCTCTCCTGGCGGAATCCGGCCACCACCGAAATGGCCACGCCCAGTGGTGCCGTCGCCGCCGCTGTGGTGGTGGACACGCACAGCAACTACATGCTGGCCACCGATGAGGCGTACGTGACGTATGTGAATCCCAATGGGGTCGAGATCATGGAGATCATACCCGAGGAGGACGAGACGGTGTCCATGATGCGGTCGAGTAATGCGACCATCGACAATTACGCCATGTCCGCCTCGCAGATGTCGCACAAGTCCCTGTCCAATGGACGTCTCTATCCACTGACGCCCCAGCATCCTGTGGGCACGGGAAcgggaactggaactggtaCAGGTAGCTCCTCACCCCTACCTCCCGACTATGCCAACCTG CGTCGCATCCGGCGGATGTCGCGTGCGGTGACCACGCACCTGTGGTGGAATCTGCTGGACAAGATCGCCATGCCGCTGCAGCAGGCGCTGCTGGTGCCGCAGCTGTATGCCACCACGCTGCTCCTCTCGGCGGACATCTTCAGCTACGTGATGTGCCTGACGGTGCTGCCCGGACTGGCGGTCAGCCACCATGCGCTGAAGAACGCCGAGATCCCGTTCCTCTTCTCGCTGCTGGCCTTCCCATGGATGTGCTTCTCGCTGATGACTCCCCGCTTCGGCACGAGCCTCTATAAGCGGAAGCTCCAGTGGCACACGCTGGGCAGCATCTGCAAGTGCCTGGCGCTGATTT TCATCAGCTTCTCCACCTCCAAGCTGCTGCTCAGTGTGTCCGCCGTGCTGCTGGGATTCGGCCAGGTGGTGACCGCCTTTCTGCAGGAGCTGGTCTTCCAGATGGGCATGACGCGGGCCAACTGGACGGCCATCCGCCGTCCGGTGCACTTCACCAACGGCCTGCTGGTTCTTCTCTGGGGCGCGCTGGCCCACTGGGTGGTGGAGCGGTACTCCTTCCAGGCCACCGTGGGACTGGCCGGCGCGCTCTACGGAGCTACCACGCTGCTCTGGAACTTCCTCTTCTTCTGCTGCCAGAGCAAGGATTGA
- the LOC6726425 gene encoding uncharacterized protein LOC6726425 isoform X1, with translation MATSAIGGAGVGVAASGPVRRPTARATAGIQRRRVVKKHIQQKYMLCGFAIHAFLATPAYLYGNVVESDKDLVLRIWPAIVYQATGELCRSIMEHLDTEYSGRSRETTQYRRVFLLATLIACVSLMVSGILFSSAWIVVTTTTQVVAIVFYGFFAGIGSSLYLWKTHVILEAVRPREDKYVRKTIHLCGEAFCQLFLSFVFTSLRTLYGTAQSIVLMSALLVNLIPLSLIITKHREDAFTTKRISVIKAETGFAALPLRAALAANLVADQLDGLDTLSWRNPATTEMATPSGAVAAAVVVDTHSNYMLATDEAYVTYVNPNGVEIMEIIPEEDETVSMMRSSNATIDNYAMSASQMSHKSLSNGRLYPLTPQHPVGTGTGTGTGTGSSSPLPPDYANLRRIRRMSRAVTTHLWWNLLDKIAMPLQQALLVPQLYATTLLLSADIFSYVMCLTVLPGLAVSHHALKNAEIPFLFSLLAFPWMCFSLMTPRFGTSLYKRKLQWHTLGSICKCLALICESCDTHFKLSPAINRSFFCFAPSHQLLHLQAAAQCVRRAAGIRPGGDRLSAGAGLPDGHDAGQLDGHPPSGALHQRPAGSSLGRAGPLGGGAVLLPGHRGTGRRALRSYHAALELPLLLLPEQGLRD, from the exons ATGGCAACCTCAGCGATCGGCGGGgcgggcgtgggcgtggctgcctCCGGTCCAGTGCGACGACCCACCGCCAGAGCCACCGCCGGAATCCAGAGACGCAGGGTGGTCAAGAAGCACATCCAGCAGAAGTACATGCTCTGCGGCTTCGCCATACAC GCTTTCCTGGCCACTCCCGCCTATCTGTACGGGAACGTGGTGGAGTCCGACAAGGATCTGGTGTTGAGGATCTGGCCGGCGATCGTTTACCAGGCCACCGGCGAGCTCTGCCGCTCGATCATGGAGCACTTGGACACAGAGTACAGTGGCAGATCGAGGGAGACGACCCAGTACCGACGGGTCTTCCTCCTGGCCACGCTCATCGCCTGCGTATCGCTGATGGTCAGCGGGATCCTGTTCTCCTCCGCCTGGATCGTggtcaccaccaccacacagGTGGTGGCCATTGTCTTCTACGGATTCTTTGCAG GTATCGGTTCCAGCTTGTACCTGTGGAAGACGCACGTCATCCTGGAGGCAGTGCGTCCGCGGGAGGACAAGTACGTCCGCAAGACGATCCACCTGTGCGGCGAGGCCTTCTGCCAGCTGTTCCTCTCGTTCGTGTTCACCAGCCTGCGCACCCTGTACGGCACCGCCCAGTCCATCGTGCTGATGTCCGCCCTGCTGGTGAACCTCATCCCGCTGAGCCTGATCATTACCAAGCATCGCGAGGATGCCTTCACCACGAAGCGGATATCGGTGATCAAGGCGGAGACGGGATTTGCTGCACTGCCGCTGCGAGCCGCACTGGCGGCCAACTTGGTGGCTGACCAGCTGGACGGATTGGACACGCTCTCCTGGCGGAATCCGGCCACCACCGAAATGGCCACGCCCAGTGGTGCCGTCGCCGCCGCTGTGGTGGTGGACACGCACAGCAACTACATGCTGGCCACCGATGAGGCGTACGTGACGTATGTGAATCCCAATGGGGTCGAGATCATGGAGATCATACCCGAGGAGGACGAGACGGTGTCCATGATGCGGTCGAGTAATGCGACCATCGACAATTACGCCATGTCCGCCTCGCAGATGTCGCACAAGTCCCTGTCCAATGGACGTCTCTATCCACTGACGCCCCAGCATCCTGTGGGCACGGGAAcgggaactggaactggtaCAGGTAGCTCCTCACCCCTACCTCCCGACTATGCCAACCTG CGTCGCATCCGGCGGATGTCGCGTGCGGTGACCACGCACCTGTGGTGGAATCTGCTGGACAAGATCGCCATGCCGCTGCAGCAGGCGCTGCTGGTGCCGCAGCTGTATGCCACCACGCTGCTCCTCTCGGCGGACATCTTCAGCTACGTGATGTGCCTGACGGTGCTGCCCGGACTGGCGGTCAGCCACCATGCGCTGAAGAACGCCGAGATCCCGTTCCTCTTCTCGCTGCTGGCCTTCCCATGGATGTGCTTCTCGCTGATGACTCCCCGCTTCGGCACGAGCCTCTATAAGCGGAAGCTCCAGTGGCACACGCTGGGCAGCATCTGCAAGTGCCTGGCGCTGATTTGTGAGTCTTGTGATACGCATTTCAAGCTTTCCCCGGCCATCAATAGATCCTTCTTTTGTTTCGCCCCCAGTCATCAGCTTCTCCACCTCCAAGCTGCTGCTCAGTGTGTCCGCCGTGCTGCTGGGATTCGGCCAGGTGGTGACCGCCTTTCTGCAGGAGCTGGTCTTCCAGATGGGCATGACGCGGGCCAACTGGACGGCCATCCGCCGTCCGGTGCACTTCACCAACGGCCTGCTGGTTCTTCTCTGGGGCGCGCTGGCCCACTGGGTGGTGGAGCGGTACTCCTTCCAGGCCACCGTGGGACTGGCCGGCGCGCTCTACGGAGCTACCACGCTGCTCTGGAACTTCCTCTTCTTCTGCTGCCAGAGCAAGGATTGAGGGACTGA
- the LOC6726428 gene encoding mucin-1 → MFKLTMLMGLALVLAPSAIQAKSLCRSSGYFALVDNTPDFYACQSTAYGGYSMRFLRCPAGLVFSSSMAQCVQSIDAFEAGDGGNIENPTIPPSNLNESTTEKPATEAPGTTEKPATEAPGTTEKPATEAPGTTEKPVTEAPGTTEKPVTEAPGTTEKPVTEAPGTTEKPATDAPGTTEKPATDAPGTTEKPATDAPGTTPKPTTDAPGTTENPETTDASTTDEPSTAETSTDEPNTETTGSGDETTTSDGGVTTPEDNVCATTGLFPTGSCTQFIVCSYADGDELKAYTKKCPGEMQFDPFNSVCSADYDCTARN, encoded by the coding sequence ATGTTCAAGCTAACGATGCTGATGGGCCTGGCCCTCGTCCTGGCCCCTTCAGCGATCCAGGCCAAGTCCCTGTGCCGCAGCAGCGGCTACTTCGCCCTAGTGGATAACACACCCGACTTCTATGCCTGCCAGTCCACCGCCTACGGTGGCTACTCCATGCGCTTCCTGCGCTGCCCCGCTGGTCTGGTCTTCAGCTCCTCGATGGCCCAGTGCGTCCAGTCCATTGATGCTTTCGAGGCTGGTGATGGCGGCAACATCGAGAACCCCACCATTCCGCCGAGCAACCTGAATGAGAGCACCACCGAGAAACCAGCCACTGAGGCACCTGGAACCACTGAGAAACCAGCTACGGAGGCTCCTGGAACCACTGAGAAACCAGCTACGGAGGCTCCTGGAACCACTGAGAAACCAGTCACGGAGGCACCTGGAACCACTGAGAAACCAGTCACGGAGGCACCTGGAACCACTGAGAAACCAGTCACGGAGGCACCTGGAACCACTGAGAAACCAGCTACGGATGCTCCTGGAACCACTGAAAAGCCCGCCACCGATGCTCCCGGCACCACCGAAAAACCAGCAACTGATGCTCCCGGCACCACGCCAAAACCAACCACGGATGCACCTGGAACCACGGAGAATCCAGAAACTACTGATGCTTCCACTACCGACGAGCCGTCAACCGCTGAGACCAGTACCGATGAGCCCAACACCGAGACCACTGGAAGCGGCGACGAGACGACCACCAGCGACGGCGGGGTAACCACCCCCGAGGACAATGTATGCGCCACCACTGGCCTGTTCCCCACGGGCAGCTGCACGCAGTTCATCGTCTGCAGCTACGCCGACGGGGACGAGCTGAAGGCCTACACGAAGAAGTGTCCCGGCGAGATGCAGTTCGATCCCTTCAACAGCGTTTGCTCCGCGGATTACGACTGCACCGCAAGAAACTAA